GGCAGCCCACCTTCTGTGTCCTGCGTGGGGATGGACGCCTGGAATGGTTCAGCCGAAAGGAGGTGAGATGACCAGAACTGCTACCTAGGATAGTGTGGGgactgggggcgtggctcagagGTGGGgcccctgcctaggatccccagttaggggctgggggcgtggctcagggatggggcccctgcctagaatccccagttaggggctgggggcgtggctcagggaTGGGGCCCCTGCCCAGGAtccccagtgagaggctggggggcgtggctcagggatggagcccctgcctagaatccccagttaggggctgggggcgtggctcagggaTGGGGCCCCTGCCCAGGAtccccagtgagaggctggggggcgtggctcagggatggagcccctgcctagaatccccagttaggggctgggggcgtggctcagtggcagagctctGGTCAGTAACATACTAAGATCCTGAGTTGCTCATTGCCCAGAGGGGTAGGGAGTGCTTTGGGAGTTTGCTGACTTGCCTCTACCTCAGTGTGGTCTCATGTCTTTGGTCACAGGAGTATGAGTCTGGGGGCCGTCCCCTGGGCTCCACAGCCCTGACAGGGTACACACTGCTCACTTCCCAGCGTGAATACCTGTGCCTTTTAGATGACCTCTGCCCAAGCTCCTCTGGTAAGGATACCTGGGTTCCCTTAGTTTTCCTTCCTCCGCGTCCTGTGGCCATCCCACTCCCCTGGGCACTTGGTGAAGTTGATTTGGTCCTCCTCTGTCTAGTAACAGAAGCAACTTCCTACCCACAGTGTGACTCGCAGTATCTACAGATGTTACAGTTGTCCCTTGGTGGATGAACTCTCGCTCTGTGAAGAAAAAGTGCCGCCCATTGTCCCTGAGAGGACACCAGTAAAGTCAATGGAACAAAACCCGAATAGCTAAGAGTCTAAGGAACAACGAAAGTAacactggtggcgcacgcctttactcccagcactcaggaggcagaggatggaggagctctgagttcagggccagcctggtctacagagtatgttttaggacagccagggctgttttacagagaaaccttgtcttggaaaacaaacaaacaaaaacaaaattttaaaaaagtaacaaagcaatacaataaaaatggggctggaaagatggctcagtgaatcagagttagattcccagcatccacatcaggctgctcacaactgcctggaactccagattCAGGGCATCTGGCACTTCTGACCTcaagcacctacacacacataaacaaacacatacagatggttaaacataattttttaaaaaaacataaaacccagTGTCAGTAAACATGCATGGAGATATACATAGTGGGAAGCAGTGTGCGGTCTTGGGGCATGGTGCACAGACCAGATGGGGTCCTGGGTTTCAAGTTTCTCCTACTCTGTTCCCGCCCACCTGTTCCACGATAGAGTTCATCTTGCCGGGTGCATGTAGTACTAGGGCTTCTGCTGTGTTTAATCTTTGAGACAGCTTTTGCTCTAAAGCCCCAGTTGGCCCCGAAGTCACACCAGTTCTTTCAGGTTGCTGTCTTGCTTTCAGGAGACCTCGCCCAGGAGGAACCGCTGAGGGTGCTGGAGGAGCCGGTGAACTTCCCGCTCTTCCTCGTGCACCCGTTCCGGGCCCACCTCTGCTTCTGTGCGCACACGAGGGGGGCGCAGCGCGCCTGGAGGCTCGGCTTGCAGGGTGCCATCCGGCTGAGAGCCACCGGTGCGTCCCAGGGCGCAGGTTGGACGCGAGAGGGCGATGGGTGTAGGTGCGGGGTTCCTTGGGGAGGGTTGGAGCACAGTGCCCGGCTAAAGGCATCCTCAGTCCTGCAGCGCAGCCGGGCGCCCGCGGCCTGTGCCTTCCTGGACACCATGCAGCTCTATCGACGACGTCGGGGCTTTGCCGGTGGTGACGACGCAACACTGGGCTCTGATGCGGAGGTGAGCGGTGTCCCTCAGGCCCGGGCGGGTTCCACCACCCGTCGCACACTACACCCCCACGCTCCCCTACAGGTGCTGAGCGCCGAGCTGATGCGGGAGCTGTTACCTGCTCTACGCGCACAGACGCTGCGGAGCCTGCGCAGTACGGGACGCGCCCGGGCTCGGGCCTGCTCCGAGGTGCGGAGTGGGCGTGGCGGGGAGGgtgaaaggggagaaaagggagggaagggcgGCTTCGAGTCTCACGTGCTCACCCACACCGCCCTCGACGCTGCAGTTCCTCGACGCTGTGCACGCTGCCGTCCTAGCCAGGGTATCTGCAGGGCTGCGTGCCTTCCAGCCGGAAAAGGATGCACTGCTAGCGCAGCTGGAGAGGACGGTGCGAGCAGAACTCGAACAGATCCTGCAGCAGCGAGCGCAAAGGGCTCGGAGACTAGAAGGTGTGGGGCGGGCTGGGTAATGGGCCAGGTGAGAGGTGGCGGAGGCCGCGTGGTTGGTGGTGTTGGGCGAGTGGCTAGGAGTGAGAGTGGATCCGGAGAGCTAGGGCGGGGCCACAGAGCgaggggaggggcctgggaggGATGGAGTGGATCCAGGAGGACGAAGGGCGGGGTCAGGAAATGTAGGAGCGGGGGCTGCGGGAGCCGGTGTGGAGCTTCAGGAGTTGGGCCTGCTAGTAATAGGGGTAGGTGGTACGGCGCTGAATCGGTGGAGCTAGCAGGTTGGATGGCAATTTGCTAGAAGAGGCGGGGTCTTGCCGGCGGGAGGCGGGGCCTAATATGGGTGGGGCGGGCCCTGAGGAATAGACTTGGGAAAGGGAAGCAGCTGTTGAGGATTAGAGTCTGACGCTGGATTCTAGCCAGAAGGCAGTGGATGAGAAGACAAAGTCTAGAGCCTGGGGAGACCCCGGTCTGTTAAATTGTAGGCTAGGTAGGGAGACACGAGGTGGCAGTGGCCTTGCGGGGTCTCCTCAGCCTGTGCCTTTGGCCAGGTCTCACTGCTCCTAGTTTCAGTGTCCTCAGCTGTAAAATGGGTACCCAGCTGTCCAGGCTGAGGTCCCTGCTCCTCCTGCATCTACTGAGTGCCTGGTGGAGAAAACTCCTGGTCCACATATCCCCTCAGCCAAGATCCGGGACCGCCTAGAGGCTTGCCTGTGCCGCATGGTGGACCCGCAACTGCCCCAGATTATCCATGCGCTGCTGAGCCTTGTGGAAGCCACGCTCCAAGCCGTTCGGACTCTCCTCATCCGGGGCATGGACCGGCTGTCTCACCACCTGCGCAAGAACCCTTCTAGCACGCGGCTGCGCAGGGAGGTTAGCATGTGAGCGACAGTGGCACGCCCACCTTGAGCAGTCTGTACCGTAAACCAATGATTTTTCTCATCTAACTGGTATTCATATGTACGTAGGTTTATGAATTTGGGGAGATACCTTGGGACCCAGAGCTGATGCAAGCCTGTTAccgggaggcagagaggaaccGAAGCCATCTAGCCCAGCTGGCAGAACCATTTGGCTTCCTGGGGATGCAGAGCCTGGTGTTTGGGGCCCAAGATCTTGCACAACAGGtgaggagagagaatgggaagTCCATGTTGGGTATCCCCAGGAGAGGGAGAGTGCATTTATGGGGAAGGAATGGGCCTCGCTGGTAGACAGGCAGAGCCTGGAGCGAGTGCGAGTCTGGAGATCCTGAGGCTAGAGCCCAGGGCACAGCGCCTGGTCCAGGCTGCTGGGGAAATGTTGGGCTAATGACACCTGAGCCAGAGCAGAGGTCCTGGGTATGGGATCATCCGGGCTCCTCCTTCAcagctcacagcagctgcagTCACCACCTTCCTGCAGCTGGCTGACAAGTGTCTGACATCAACTCTGGACTGCGACCAGGCAGCTGAGCAGTTGGAGAAAGTCAGGGGCCTTGTGCTGAAGGtgaggtgagtgggtgggtgggggccATGGCCTAGAGTACTGCAGGCTGCTGCACAGGCTGGTTTGTGTCCTCTGCAGAAACTTACCTCGGACAGTGAGACCAGTCGGTGGAGGTTCACCCGGGACTGGCTGCTGGGAATCTTCTGGCCCTTTGTATGGAGCCAGCTTGGGGTGAGCTGTAACTCGGTGAGTGGACACCTGAGCTCTCCATCTGGAGGGGACAGAGTGCTCACTCTTGCCTGAAGCCACTGGAGGTTGGAGATCCCACCTCTGCTCCCCAGGCTGAGTGTAGGGGGGCACTTCTGGCCTTGACAAAGCCCCTTGCATCTTGATTCATCCCTAATTTTTGCTGACCACACACTCCCAGAGTTTGAATCTGCTGGTGCAGAGCGGGTGTGGGCTCCATGGGTTGAGGTTTATAGGGAGAACTGCCTGTGCTAAGGTCTTGAGGTTGGACTGGACCTTGTGTGTTAAGgaccagagaggagggagctggagagatggctcagaggctaagagtactggctgtttttccagaggtcatgagttcaattcccacaaccacatggtggctcacaaccatctgtaatgagatctggtgccctcttctggcctgcaggcatacatgcagccagaacattgtatacataataaataaaaccagggTGATGGTgagagaagaagcaggcagaaggGTGCGGGTGGGGAGGACCCAGCCTTCTGGCTAGCTGAAGGTAGGGACCCGCAAGGATGGCTGTGACTAGATGTTAGCAGGACCCTTCAGAGGAAGGCGGCTAGGTCCCAGCTGAGACACTTGGGAGTAGGAAGCCTGTGTGGGACGTAGTCCATTTTTGACACTGGGACACACACTACGGCATGTGGGTCCCGCATTCAGCCAAGCTCCTGCCTGTGCTCCTAGGAACAACCTGAGGTGGATGGGGACATCTTGGCCATGGGCTCCCAGGCTCTGACCACTGAGGGTGTCTGCAGGGACGTCATCCAGGGCCTCCTTCTGCAGAGAGTTGACAAAGGTGAGTCTCCCGGCTGTGGCTCAGTCCCTGCAGACGCTAGCACAGGACTGGATGGGCTTCCTTGAAAGGGGCACTGGAGTGAGATGCTCAGGGATATTGGAGTTCTCGGGACTGATGAGAGAGAGGCAGTTGTCCCTGGTATCAGAGGGTTGGTCTGGGTTCCACTCAGGAGCTCTCAGAAGCTCATAAAGCCTCCAAAGATGGCAGAGGGAAGAGGGACCCAGAAGGTGAGACAAGTAGCTGGAACCCAGAGATGATGGCATCACAGGGAATCAGGGAACATACTGAGGCTGTGTCCTTGATGTGTGGCCAAACAAGAACATGGAGCTGAGGCATCcaagcaaccctcctgcctcagcatccagaGTGCCTGAGCCTACATGCCTAGGAGAgtggaatattttttaatgatttatttatttttattttatgtgcagtggtgttttgcctgcatgtctatctgtgagggtgttagataccctggagctggagtcacagatggtgtgagctgccatgtgggtgctgggaactaaacccagatcccctggaaaagctttcaaccactgagccatctacttCCAAGAGTAGAAGGTTTAAATGACTGTAAACTAAGTCTAGAAATGGGGACCTGGATGAGCTTCTGACCCTAGACCTTGTATACATCCTTAGGAGAGTTCCACCTGCCATTGACTTGTGATGTCTGCACAGAGCAGCAGTTGGGTGGGGCTCCTGGCTAGGTGGAGAGCAGCTGTTGATTAGCAATGTCTGCATTGCTTATAGCATAGAAAGAGGATGAGAAGGCTAAAGCTGGCCTTCCTCAGATGTGTCCAGGGTTATCCCTTAATTCTAGAGTTGAACAAAATCCTTGGTGCCAGCGACAGAACCCGCTCTCGAGCAGAGGACCAGGAAGGAGCACGTGAGTATCTCACAGGTCCTGTGCCACGGCCGGGGTGTGCAAGGGTAGTGGGGAGCAGAATGGACTTCATCTGAAGTGACCATGTTGAACGGTGGAGAAGCCACGGGTTGTAACACACAAGGACCGAGATGGCAACAGGCTTGTGTCCCAGTTCCTGCCACCTAGACATGGTGGGGGGTTTTGCCAGTTACTTTCTGCTATCAACACAGGGAGGGGAGATAGTGATAGTCCACAAAGGCACTGCCCGAGGAAGCCGGGCTCACTTGTTACATAGTCACAGCTAACTCAGATACTCTGTAACAGGCTCACTTGTTACATAGTCACAGCTAACTCAGATACTCTGTAACGGGCTCATATGTTACACAGCCACAGCTAACTCAGATACTCTGTAGCGAGCTCATTTGTTACATAGTCACAGCTAACTCAGATACTCTAACAGGCTCATATGTTACATAGTCACAGCTAACTCAGATACTCTGTAGTGGGCTCATATGTTACATAGTCACAGCTAACTCAGATACTCTGTAATGGGCTCATATGTTACATAGCCACAGCCAACTCAGATACTCTGTAGTGGGCTCATATGTTACATAGTCACAGCTAACTCAGATACTCTGTAACAGGCTCACTTGTTACATAGTCACAGTTAACTCAGATACTCTGTAATGGGCTTACTGGTTCCATAGTCACAGCTAACTCAGGTACTCTGTAATGGGCTCACTTGTTACATAGTCACAGCTAACTCAGGTACTCTATAACGGGCTCATATGTTATATAGCCACAGCTAACTCAGATACTCTGACTTGGATGTGGACCTGCTTAGTTTCCACAGCCATGCATTCACATAAAGGGAATATAGCAGAAAGACCGTTGTGTGGTCAGGCTTACATACAGGGAGCTTGAGTGTCCCTCCACCTGCCACATATGCCGGGGGTGGACCCGAGTCCATCCTGTCCTTGCACATACGGCCTTATGGGTGAATCCCCATGGACTCTCGGGGTGTGGAGAAGCAAGCTGGCATTTCCGCAGGGCTCCACAGTGTGCCTTCTGCCTGGTCCGTCCTCTGTGTTGTGAGCCCTGCTCCCCTGCTCCAGTCCCCTTATTTGTGGACCCCCAGGCCCCACCTCCAGCTTGTGACATTTGACATTGGGATCTAGGTGACAGTCATCATTTCCACAGATGAGGGAGCTGAAACTCAGGTCTGAGACAGAGAGACCTACTCTGGTGGCCAAATTCAGCCACTCCGCCCACCATTGCTTCCAAGAACATCCAGAGCTGTCGTCACCCACGCCCATCCTGGGGGACAATGGATGAAGACCTGAGAGTGTGAGCTGCACAGAACAAAGCACCATAGACTGTGTGTTCCTGCTAGAATTTTTACACTCAAGTTCTGAGCTAGCATGGGCTACTATAATATGACATTGTattaaaaacaacccaaaacttGTTGGTTTAACACAAAATAATcccattaatttcattttttattattttttactttaaaaatctgtacttttttttcagtttttttcgagacaggggtttctcggactcacagggattcacctgtctctgcctcccgagtgctggaattgaaggcgtaggccaccaccgcccagcctaaaaatctgtacattttttttaaagaaatctttttttaagatttaattattatgtatacagtattctcagtactctgcctgcatgtatgcctgcaggccagaagagggcaccaaatctcattacagatggttgtgagccaccatgtggttgctgggaattgaactcgggacctttaggaagagcacacagtgctcttaagtgctgagtcatctctccagcccaaatctgtacattttttaaagcttctttttaaatttatttggggtggtggtggtgtgtgtgtgtgtgtttacatgcacGGGTGTGTGGCATCAGGGGACAACTTCTGGAAGTAGGTTTTTTCTTTCCATCAAGAGTGTCTtcaggctcaaactcaggtcaggctTGGGGTCAAACACTTTCAGTCGCTAAGTCATTTCACTGGCCCCCATTTTATCATCGTTTGATTTCTAATTGCGTGGATGACtgatttgagttttaaaataccCAGGGCTGCGTGTTTGATTGGCCAGCCGAGCGCGAAGGCCCGCTCCCAGCCCAACCCACTGGGTGCCTTCCCGGCCAGCCCACACCCTGGTTACCCCTGGTCGCGGGCCCCCCAGCTACTTCTGGGCGGTTCCAGAGTCGGTGTCGTCCCCCGCCCCCAAGCAGTCCAGTTGCATCGGTCGCCAGCCGCAGCACAGAACATTTAACTTTTAATATAACTTGCTCTTCTTGCGTCTCTCTGGCTGCTACAGACGCCCACCGAGACCCAGGCTAGCATGTAGACGCTAATTCTGGAAACAGGGCGGATGCAAGAACGTGCCGTGCTGCCGCCTTAGAGAGCAACTGTTAGCTACCAGAGCCAAGTCCTTCCCAGAGGACGCGACCTGCTGTCCTTTTACTTCCTTGGTATGAGATTTCATGAAATTCACAGGGTATTGAgttgggttttttgatttttttttaatgaaaactttcAAACCTTGCTCTCAAACTGACACCTATACGCCCCAACATGGAACAAGTTAGCGTGCTCTGCCTCCCCCTCAGAAGGAATATTTTTTCCAGAAAACTCAAACACATACCTTATATGGGGAGTACCACACGTTTCTTTGTGATAATGGGTCTGGATACGCTgtaaccaaggctggcctcaaactcccagagattcccCTGCCACAGCTTCCCACGTGTTGGAATTTTAGGTGAaaagttaatttttgtttgtttagttaaaTGGAGGCTTCCCTGTACCCATCTGTGCAGCCAAGGATATCTTGGTCTGAGTGATAGCTCAGCCTCAGTGGCTGAACTACTACTTAGAAATGATATTAGCATGATTATGAGACTATTCTTCATAAGGGTgagagcagaaaacaaaacaagaacatggAAGGACCGGGCCTTGGAGgcaaacatctttaatcccagcactcagaggcaaaggcaggcagatctctgagtttgaggccagcctggtctacatagtgagatccaggtgAAGGctacattgagaaaccctgtcttgaaaaacaaaacaaaacaaaacaacaaaaagaaaaactgtaaggGTTTTCAGAACCCACTCAGCAACAGGAGCCTTTGGTTCtggctccagcttcctgccctatGAAGTCTCTGAAGTGAATCATTTGACAGAGgccattgggggaggggggcagggttTGGAGGCAGCTGGTTGATCCCAGGGTCTTCAAGTTCTGCAGCTCCTCGGGGAGGCTAGGGACCAGAGTAGTGGTCACCCAAAAACTCAGGAGGCTGGCACAGACTTTATAGTAACACTGTAAATTTATAGAAAGCGTGGGCTATACTCTGAATTCCACCCTGTTTCCCGAACCAGAAGACAtgggctggtgggatggctcagctggtaaagtccGGGTGCTAAGCCCTTGGCTTCGTCCCCTGTCTCCTGGACACgatgaaaacaatgaaaagacccccccacacacacacacacacactgactttcACATCCACTCCCcgacacacaaaaatacaaaaaaaaaaggtaaaaaatacATTTAGAGACCTGGAGATAAGGCTCATATGAGTTAAgaccacttgttgctcttccagaggctctgagttaGATTCCcgagccacatggtggctcacaagcgcctgttaactccagttctagccGATCTCATGCATGCCCGTGGTATACAGACTTACAGGTGGGCAAAACACtagtatacagaaaatgaaagaaataagtaaaacagGTGGGAGGCACTCTtacggaggccagaggacaacagtTTGGGGGTGGTTGGCTTCTTCCAGAACTCAGGACGGCATGCGTGGCAACAAGCGCTCATACCCAATCAGCCATTTCGCTGGTCTCTTAAAATGTAATTCAGAAGCAACAAACAACGAAAATAACCATGTCGTAACCGAGGAAACTAAGGTTGACATGATTCTAGTTAGGAGCCTCAGTACAGAGGAACAGTCAATTTAAGAGGGCTCAAGAAACGGGCTGCACTACCAGGGCGCGGTCACAGAGCGCCTCTGCGCCTTTAAGGTGTGAGCTGGGGGCGGGGCTCCGGAGCCATCCTGAGGGTGACGTCATGAAAGGGAGCCGGGACTGTCGGAGGGGAAGCAGCCTTAACTTTTAAAGGCGCAGCCTTGTCACGGGCGCTCCCCGACGACTCACAGCACGGCCAGAGCGCCCCCTCCCTTTAAGGAGAAAGTCAAGGGAGGGACCTGATGGCCCCTCCCCCCGGCTCCTTTAAGGAGCGGCCCTGGTCCGCCGTCAGAAAAGCGGCTTAAAGGCGACGCGTGGCGCGATGGCGGCGTTCCCCGGCGGGTTGCACGGGCTGAGATTCCTGccgctgctcctgctgctgccactgccgCCGGGTGGCCCGCGGGGCACCGACGGCTACTTCCCCGAGGAGCGCTGGAGCCCCGAGTCCCCGCTGCAGGCGCCGCGCGTCCTCATCGCGCTGCTGGCGCGGAACGCGGCGCCCGCGCTGCCGGCCACGCTGGGCGCCCTGGAGCGGCTGCGCCACCCACGGGAGCGCACGGCGTTATGGTGAGCGGCCGGGCCGAGCGCCGGGCGCAGGGCCTCGGCTTTGCACCTCGGAGGATTCGGCTGTTTATCCCGGGGACTCGATTTTGTACCCGAGGGACGCGGTTATGTCTTGGCGGACTCGGTTCTGCATTGCGGAGACTCAGTTGAGCCTCGGTTTAGGAGGACCGGTTGTCTACCTAGGGACTCGGGTTATGCTCCTGGGGAGTTCGGCTTTGTAACTGAAGTACCGGCTTTCGTCCCGATTGCACTTTGGGACCCCGAGCTGCTGCCCGCTCCCGCCAGGTTCTGGGTTGCTGCCAGCCCTCATAGCTGCCTTTCTAGGACCCCTGACTTCTCAGAATGGGCCAGGCTGGTGCTTCCAGACCCTTCCAGCTCACTCTCTTGCGCCCCAGGCTCGGGCCGGCGTTCCACACTAACAAAGTCAATGAACTTAACAGGTTTCCAGACCCAGTCAGACCCCTGTGTGACTTGAGAGTAGAGGAAGGGACCTGAAGGCAGTGGGAAGAAGTGGACACAAGGGAACATGGCAGCTTCTGACGTCCCACTCAGTGTTCTTTTACATGGTTGTTCTTTGTGGCACTGCAATGTGCTTTCCAAATTAGCAGGCTTTGTTCAGCTGTGCAGCAGTGAGCTGGGCGTCATCCTCACTGCCGTGTTTCTGATGGGCAGTAGGCACGGAGCAGGAGGGTGCTTTATCCTTGGCATTGCAGGTGGTGAGGACTGAGCCAGCGTGGGGAGCCCCCACGCCATCTGGTTATTACGTCTTGCCTTTTGATTCCCCGACTGCTCTGACCCATCATCCACTTGTGCTCACAGGGTGGCCACGGATCACAACTCGGACAACACTTCAGCCATACTCCGAGAGTGGCTGGTGGCTGTGAAGGGTTTGTACCACTCTGTGGAGTGGCGACCAGCGGAGGAGCCCAGGTGAGCTGCCCATCTTCACTAGAGTAGGAAGCCAGCGTGCTCTGTCCCCACCCTGGGCTTTGCCGGCAGATCCTGATCCTCTAGCTGACCTTTGTCCCATTGTCCTTCACTCCATTGTCCAGCCTTGGACACAAGCCTGTCACACCTCCCAGCAGAATTCCTTTGTATCTGGTGGCCACCTGTTGTGTTCCTGCCTCAGGGTGTTGCTGGCACACTCTCCTCTAACTTCTCGAGCCTccctcactgtgtagtccaggctgccctggaacttgctatcctcctgcctcagtctcctgagtgctggaatcacagatgcCCACCCCCACGCACTAGCCTGTGGGATTGCATCTGGTGACCTGCCGGGACACCTTGATGGCCCTGGGGTGCCCCTGCCACGCAGAGCTCTCCTTGGGCCGCAGCTTGCCTGCCATGTCTATGCCTCTGGACCCTCACACACGCTGGGCTGGTGGCCAGGACCCTGTACCCTGCACCCTTCTTCCCCCCGTGCCCCACTTGGAGGCCTTCAGATCTGCTGTGTGCCTTATCTTCTGTGAAGTTGTCTGTGACTGGGGGCTTGCTGCGTGGCATATCCTTACATCACAGTTACTCGCTTAGTTCCTATCCAGATGAAGAGGGCCCCAAACACTGGTCTGACTCCCGCTACGAACATGTCATGAAGTTGCGCCAGGCGGCTCTCAAGTCGGCTCGGGATATGTGGGCTGATTACATCATGGTGAGTTTCTGGGTGAGAGACACTGGAGATGCAGGAGCCAGGAGTTACCCCATGGGGTTACAcaaaaaactttgtctcaaataaacaaacaaataaataaataaaataaagaggggagggggctgtggctatagctcagtgggtaCTTGAGGCCTGGGTC
The sequence above is a segment of the Chionomys nivalis chromosome 20, mChiNiv1.1, whole genome shotgun sequence genome. Coding sequences within it:
- the Niban3 gene encoding protein Niban 3, with translation MGVRPSSPLDKRQQQQLRGQVDGLLRAFLPCYRRQLAAAMLRQISRELEPQEPAGCQLSHTKKLPRVREHQGPLTLLWGHPPQWQPTFCVLRGDGRLEWFSRKEEYESGGRPLGSTALTGYTLLTSQREYLCLLDDLCPSSSGDLAQEEPLRVLEEPVNFPLFLVHPFRAHLCFCAHTRGAQRAWRLGLQGAIRLRATVLQRSRAPAACAFLDTMQLYRRRRGFAGGDDATLGSDAEVLSAELMRELLPALRAQTLRSLRSTGRARARACSEFLDAVHAAVLARVSAGLRAFQPEKDALLAQLERTVRAELEQILQQRAQRARRLEAKIRDRLEACLCRMVDPQLPQIIHALLSLVEATLQAVRTLLIRGMDRLSHHLRKNPSSTRLRREVYEFGEIPWDPELMQACYREAERNRSHLAQLAEPFGFLGMQSLVFGAQDLAQQLTAAAVTTFLQLADKCLTSTLDCDQAAEQLEKVRGLVLKKLTSDSETSRWRFTRDWLLGIFWPFVWSQLGVSCNSEQPEVDGDILAMGSQALTTEGVCRDVIQGLLLQRVDKELNKILGASDRTRSRAEDQEGAHEGAETQV